A single Triticum dicoccoides isolate Atlit2015 ecotype Zavitan chromosome 2A, WEW_v2.0, whole genome shotgun sequence DNA region contains:
- the LOC119353998 gene encoding WRKY transcription factor SUSIBA2-like yields the protein MADSPNPSSGDLPSPAGSSPDKPYPADRRVAALAGAGARYKAMSPARLPISREPCLTIPAGFSPSALLDSPVLLTNFKVEPSPTTGSLSMAAIMHKSAHPDMPSPRDKSIRAHEDGGSRDFEFKPHLNSSSQSVAPAMSDLKKHEHSMQNQSMNPSSSSSNMVNENRPPCSRESSLTVNVSAPNQPVGMVGLTDSMPAEVGTSEPQQMNSSDNAMQEPQSENVADKSADDGYNWRKYGQKHVKGSENPRSYYKCTHPNCEVKKLLERAVDGLITEVVYKGRHNHPKPQPNRRLAGGAVPLNQGEERYDGAAAADDKSSNALSNLANAVNSPGMVEPVPVSVSDDDIDAGGGRSYPGDDGTEEEDLESKRRKMESAGIDAALMGKPNREPRVVVQTVSEVDILDDGYRWRKYGQKVVKGNPNPRSYYKCTSTGCPVRKHVERASHDPKSVITTYEGKHNHEVPAARNAIHEMSAPPMKNVVHQINSNMPSSIGGMMRACEVRNFSNQYSQAAETDNVSLDLGVGISPNHSDATNQMQSTGPDQMQYQMQPMASMYSNMRHPSMAMPTVQGNSAGRMYGSREDKGSEGFTFRATPMDHSANLCYSGAGNLVMGP from the exons ATGGCCGATTCGCCGAACCCTAGCTCCGGGGACCTCCCCTCGCCCGCCGGGAGCTCGCCCGACAAGCCGTACCCCGCGGATCGACGCGTcgcggcgctcgccggcgcgggCGCGAGGTACAAGGCCATGTCCCCCGCGCGGCTGCCGATCTCGCGCGAGCCCTGCCTCACCATCCCCGCCGGCTTCAGCCCCTCCGCCCTCCTCGACTCCCCCGTGCTCCTCACCAACTTCAAG GTTGAACCTTCACCAACAACTGGTAGTCTGAGCATGGCTGCAATTATGCACAAGAGTGCTCATCCAGACATGCCTTCGCCACGGGATAAGTCCATTCGAGCCCATGAAGATGGGGGTTCTAGGGATTTTGAATTCAAGCCTCATCTGAATTCGTCTTCTCAATCAGTG GCTCCTGCTATGAGTGATCTAAAAAAACACGAGCATTCTATGCAAAATCAGAGTATGAATCCCAGCTCATCATCTAGCAATATGGTGAATGAAAACAGACCTCCCTGTTCACGCGAGTCAAGTCTTACAGTGAATGTAAGTGCTCCGAACCAACCTGTTGGAATGGTTGGTTTGACTGACAGCATGCCTGCTGAAGTTGGTACTTCTGAGCCGCAGCAGATGAATAGTTCTGACAATGCCATGCAAGAGCCGCAGTCTGAAAATGTTGCTGACAAGTCAGCAGATGATGGCTACAACTGGCGCAAATATGGGCAGAAGCATGTCAAGGGAAGTGAAAACCCTAGAAGTTATTACAAGTGCACACATCCTAATTGTGAAGTAAAAAAGCTATTGGAGCGTGCGGTTGATGGTCTGATCACGGAAGTTGTCTATAAGGGGCGCCATAATCATCCTAAGCCCCAGCCTAATAGGAGGTTAGCTGGTGGTGCAGTTCCTTTGAACCAGGGTGAAGAACGATATGATGGTGCGGCAGCTGCTGATG ATAAATCTTCCAATGCTCTTAGCAACCTTGCTAATGCGGTAAATTCGCCTGGCATGGTTGAGCCTGTTCCAGTTTCAGTTAGTGATGATGACATAGATGCTGGAGGTGGAAGATCCTACCCTGGGGATGATGGTACTGAGGAGGAGGATTTAGAGTCAAAACGCAG gaaaATGGAGTCTGCTGGTATTGATGCTGCTCTGATGGGTAAACCTAACCGTGAGCCCCGTGTTGTCGTTCAAACTGTAAGTGAGGTTGACATCTTGGATGATGGGTATCGTTGGCGGAAATATGGACAGAAAGTTGTCAAAGGAAACCCCAATCCACG GAGTTACTACAAATGCACAAGCACAGGATGCCCTGTGAGGAAGCATGTTGAGAGAGCATCGCATGATCCTAAATCAGTGATAACAACGTATGAAGGAAAACATAACCATGAAGTCCCTGCTGCGAGGAATGCAATCCATGAGATGTCCGCGCCTCCCATGAAGAATGTCGTGCATCAGATTAACAGCAATATGCCCAGCAGCATTGGCGGCATGATGCGAGCATGTGAAGTCAGGAACTTCAGCAACCAATATTCTCAAGCCGCTGAAACCGACAATGTCAGTCTTGACCTTGGTGTTGGGATCAGCCCGAACCACAGCGACGCCACAAACCAAATGCAGTCTACAGGTCCTGATCAGATGCAGTATCAAATGCAACCGATGGCTTCGATGTATAGCAACATGAGACATCCATCAATGGCAATGCCAACGGTACAAGGGAACTCTGCTGGCCGCATGTATGGTTCCAGAGAAGATAAAGGTAGCGAAGGGTTTACTTTCAGAGCCACACCGATGGACCATTCAGCTAACCTATGCTATAGCGGTGCTGGGAACTTGGTCATGGGTCCATGA